A region from the Lolium perenne isolate Kyuss_39 chromosome 4, Kyuss_2.0, whole genome shotgun sequence genome encodes:
- the LOC127329972 gene encoding non-specific lipid transfer protein GPI-anchored 2-like: MAPSKYCHLALFLVIALIAATPQPSAAIRAKPPTSPTTTAAQPSKWHSFLAHLSCWPFVSPIFGPPSPPVPMAPQPKECLPSMMGLMPCKDFITNNTAPVPPYPGKCCDGFKSLLENAPICLCHLDTGDFDKLFGLIDGENFFGLLSICQTDGPGEYGTCDGPVPPMRVTPTPEAAPRLG, from the exons ATGGCGCCATCCAAGTACTGCCACCTTGCCTTGTTCCTCGTCATTGCCCTGATCGCCGCCACGCCGCAGCCTTCGGCGGCCATCAGGGCCAAGCCCCCTACTTCCCCCACCACCACAGCTGCGCAGCCGTCGAAATGGCACAGCTTCTTGGCACATCTGTCCTGCTGGCCGTTTGTATCACCGATATTCGGTCCGCCATCGCCACCAGTCCCAATGGCACCGCAGCCGAAAGAGTGTCTACCATCGATGATGGGGCTGATGCCATGCAAAGACTTCATCACCAACAACACCGCCCCGGTTCCTCCATACCCAGGCAAGTGCTGTGACGGCTTCAAGTCACTCTTGGAGAACGCGCCCATCTGCCTTTGCCACCTCGACACCGGCGACTTCGACAAGCTCTTCGGTCTCATTGACGGAGAAAACTTCTTTGGTCTCCTGAGTATCTGCCAAACTGACGGTCCGGGCGAATATGGAACCTGCGATG GTCCTGTGCCACCCATGAGGGTCACACCTACCCCTGAAGCTGCTCCACGATTGGGCTGA